The region GAGACATTACCGAGGAAGAATTCACCAAGCTGGCGGGCGCTGCCCAGCACATGCAGACCGTTCCCCTGCATGTCGACCAGACCGGCGGCATCTCAATTGCCTCCCTTGTTGCACGTGCACGGCGGCTGAAGCGCCAGCGCGGCCTCGATCTGATCGTGGTGGATTATATTCAGCTTCTGTCGGGAACATCCAAGACCGCTGGCAACCGCGTGCAGGAAGTGACGGAAATCACCACGGGCCTCAAGGCGCTGGCCAAGGAATTGAACGTTCCGGTACTCGCCTTGTCTCAGCTGTCTCGACAGGTGGAAAACCGGGACGACAAGCGCCCGCAACTTTCTGACCTTCGTGAATCCGGCTCAATCGAGCAGGACGCCGACGTGGTCATGTTCATCTATCGAGACGAATATTATCTGTCGAAGACCGAACCGGAAGAAGGGTCTCCGGAGCACGAAGTCTGGCGGGACAAGGTAGAGCGGGTCAAAGGCAAGGCTGAAATCATCATCGCCAAGCAGCGTCACGGGCCAACCGGCACGGTGAACCTGCACTTCGAAGGCCAATACACCCGCTTCTCGGATCTTGCACAAGACGATTACATGCCCGACCGGCACGACTAGCATGTACTTGGTCAGTGGCCGCTTCTGCGACACTCAGTCGTGCAAAGGCCATGGCATGGCCTTTGTCTTGGGATTACTCTGAATTTGGCGAGCCAATTCAGTGGCCGATTCTATCAACTGGACTTCAAGAGGCAGCTCCTTGCAGGACGTCATGCGCGCATCTGAGAACCTCGCCGGCGGGCGCCTGACCATCGACCGCGATGCCATCGCTGCAAACTGGTCTCTTCTGAAGGGGCTCCTGAAGCCGGGTACGACTTGCGCTGCGACCATCAAGGCTGATGCCTACGGAACCGGTGCCGCGAGCACGGCACAGCGTTTGTGGGAAGCGGGTTGCACGACGTTTTTCGTCGCCTTGCCAGAGGAAGGAGCCCTAGTTCGCTCAGCGCTGCCTGATGCCACTGTCTATATTCTCGGCGGCCTCTTCCCCGGTACCGCGTCAGACCTTGCGGGTGCAAACCTCATTCCGGTGCTGAACTCGGTCGCAGAGGCTCGGGAATGGGCGGGTTTTTGCAAGGCAGAAAGCAGAGCCTTTCCTGCCGCTCTTCAGCTGAACACGGGCATGAACCGCCTCGGCATGGATCCGGAAGACTTCGCAGATGTCATGGCGCAAAAAGAGCTGACTGGCAGTTTCGACATTGCCCTGCTCATGACTCATTTGGCCTGTGGCTCCGATCCGGAGCACCCTCTCAACCGACATCAACTCAAGACCTTTGTCGCGGCGACACAGCCCTTCAGCACCCTGCCGCGTTCGATGGCAAACTCTGCCGGGGTTTTCCTAGGACCAGACTATCATTTCGATCTTGCGCGGCCGGGGATCTCGCTCTACGGCGGCAAAGCACTGGACACTGCGCCGAATATCATGTCCCCGGTTGCCATGGTCGAGGCCAGGGTCATGCAAATCCGCAACGTGCCCAAGGGCCAGACCATTGGCTATGGCGGGGTGGAGACCGCGGCCCGTGACAGCAAGATTGCGTTGGTCGCAGCCGGCTATGCGGACGGGCTGCATCGACGCGCTGGCTCCAGCGATGATCGGCCAGGCGGCTTTGGCGTCATCGAGGGCCACAAGCTCCCGCTGATCGGCCGGGTCTCAATGGACATGATCGCCTTGGATGTGACTGACGTTCCAGGTGATGTCGTCACGCGCGGCTCCCTTGTGGAAATGCTCGGCCCAAATGTTGCGGCCTCAGACCTTGCAGCTTATGCCGAGACCATTGACTACGAATATCTCACAGGTCTTGGACGGCGCTATCATCGCCGCTACGCCGCCCTGCCCGCGCCACAAGAGCGCTGTGGAGTTTCCGTCTGATGGCACGCCGTTCCACAAGCTTCGTTTGCCAGTCATGCGGGGCGGTCTATCCCAAGTGGACGGGACGCTGCGAATCCTGCGGCGAGTGGAACTCCATCGTCGAAGAGCAAGCCAGCGGTGGTGTTGGTGGCGGTCCAGCCAAGACCAAGCCGACCAAGGGCCGTATCGTTCCTCTGGTCGGCCTACAGGGGGACACCAAGGAAGCACCCAGGATCCAGAGCGGCATCAAGGAACTCGACCGGGTCACCGGTGGTGGTTTTGTCCGTGGTTCGGCGCTGCTCGTAGGCGGTGATCCTGGCATCGGCAAGTCGACGCTCCTGATCCAGGCAGCAGCCGCCTTTGCCCGTCTGGGGCACAAGGCTGTCTATATTTCGGGCGAGGAAGCCATCGGCCAGGTGCGCTTGCGTGCGGAGCGTCTCGGTCTAGCGGATGCTCCTGTCGCTCTTGCCGCTGAAACCAGCGTCGAAGACATATTGGCCACCCTGCAGGATGGGGAGCCGCCTGCCCTGCTGATCCTGGATTCAATCCAGACGCTGTGGACCGAACAAGCTGATTCCCCGCCAGGAACGGTGACCCAGGTTCGCGCCTCGGCCCAGGCGATGGTCCGCTACGCCAAGAAGTTCGGGACCACGCTTGTTCTCGTCGGCCATGTCACCAAAGATGGCCAGATTGCAGGACCACGGGTCGTGGAACATATGGTCGATGCCGTTCTCTATTTCGAAGGCGACGGCGCGCATCAATTCCGCATTCTGAGATCGGTGAAAAACCGCTTCGGGGCGACCGATGAGATCGGCGTCTTTGAAATGACCGGGGCAGGTCTGTCGGAAGTTGCCAATCCTTCTGCGCTTTTCCTGGGCGAACGATCGACCAACTCCCCGGGTGCTGCCGTTTTTGCCGGCCTTGAAGGTTCGCGCCCTTTGCTGATTGAGGTGCAAGCGCTCGTTGCTCCCTCGCCGCTCGGCACACCACGGCGCGCAGTGATCGGCTGGGACAGCGCCCGCCTGTCGATGATCCTGGCAGTATTAGAAGCGCGCTGCGGTGTGCGCTTTTCCCAGCACGACGTCTATCTGAATGTCGCCGGAGGGCTTAAAATCAACGAGCCGGGAGCGGACTTGGCTGTCGCCGCGGCACTTGTATCCTCACTCAGCGGGCTTGCCCTTCCGGCCAATTGCGTCTATTTCGGCGAGATCAGTCTGTCGGGAGCGATACGACCTGTCGCTCAGGCGCAATCAAGGCTGAAAGAGGCCCATAAACTGGGTTTCGACAAGGCATTCTGTCCAAAGGGAAACCTGAAGGATGGAAGGCGTACAGATTTCGCGGCGACGGGCCTCGAGGAACTCGGGGGTTTCATCGCCAAAATTGCGGCAAAGGGAGGATCGGGCGCAGACGCCTGAGTACCTAAGCCCATTGCCTTATGATGCCGACCCGGCGCATGACGCGCCGTGGCAGGCCCGGACTAGGGACTGAACAGACACATGCCGATCACGCTGCTCGACGGAATACTTCTCGTCATCATGCTCATCTCGGCTGTCCTGGCCATGATCCGTGGCTTCGTACGTGAAGTCCTTTCCATCGCGTCCTGGGTCGCGGCGGCGGCTGCCGCTTTCCTGCTCTACAAGCAAGTCCTGCCTTATGCGAAACAGTATATCGCTCACGATCTCGTCGCGCTTGGCGCATCTGTCGCCGTCGTCTTCATCGTGACGCTGCTGATCGTCTCCTACATCACCATGCGGATTTCCGACTTCGTTCTGGACAGCCGGATCGGCGCTCTGGACCGGACACTTGGTTTCGTCTTCGGAGCCGTGCGTGGCATGCTGCTCGTCGTCGTTGCGCTGATGTTCTTCAACTGGTTCGTTCAGCCGGAACAGCAGCCAGGTTGGGTTCTCAAGGCGAAGTCCCGCCCGATCCTGATTTCCGTGGGAGAGCGGCTTGTAGCTGTGCTGCCGGAGGATCCTGAGCGCGCAATCATGGATAAGCTTCGCAATGGCAACGCCGCCGGAACGACAGGTGGCGAGGGTGAAGGCGAGGAAGAAGCTGGATACAGCGCCTCTGAGCGGCAAGGGCTCGAACAGCTCACCACCGGCAGCAATTGACCCTAGGCTGGAGTGGTAAAACGCTCGTGGTCCAGCGCCGACGTTACGATTTACGATGCCCTGCGCGGCTTGACGCGTGGTAACACAAGGAGCTTCGCCATGCTGGGCGAGACCGATCTCAATGAGTGCTTCGATCCCAATGCCGACCGGCTGCAGGAAGAGTGTGGCGTCTTCGGCGTCCTCGGTCATGAGGATGCAAGCGCGCTGACTGCACTCGGGCTTCATGCCCTGCAGCACCGTGGCCAGGAAGCTGCCGGTATCGTTACCTACGACAACGACCAGTTCCGCGCCGAGCGCCATCTCGGGCTTGTTGGCGATCATTTCTCCAACGCCGAGACCATGGCCCGGCTGACAGGCATGGCCGCCATTGGCCATGTGAGATATTCCACAAGCGGCGAGACGATCCTGCGCAATGTGCAGCCGCTCTTTGCCGAATTGGAAGGTGGCGGCATCTCGATCTGCCACAATGGACATTTCACCAACGCCATGACGCTGCGTCGGCAGCTCATCCAGGACGGCGCTATTTGCCAGTCCACATCCGATTCCGAAGTTGTTCTTCAGCTTCTTGCCCGGTCACGGGAGAAGAAGATCGTGGATCGCTTTGTCGAGGCGATTTCCAAAATGGAAGGCGCCTATGCACTGGTCGCGCTGACCCGCAAGAAACTGATCGGCGCGCGCGACCCCTTCGGCATTCGTCCGTTGGTGCTCGGCGACCTCAACGGCGCTCCTGTGCTTGCCTCGGAGACCTGCGCACTTGATATCATCGGTGCAACCTTCATTCGCGAGATCGAAAACGGCGAAGTGATCGTCTGTACGCCAGGCGGCATCGAATCCTTCTTCCCCTTTGGCAAACGCCCTGCCCGTCCCGACATCTTCGAATACATCTATTTTTCGCGGCCAGATTCAATCCTGGGCGGACGCAGCGTCTATGACGTTCGCAAGGAATTCGGCCGGCAGCTCGCCCGTGAGGCGCCGGTTGAAGCCGATGTGGTCGTGCCGGTTCCCGATTCCGGTGTACCGGCTGCGCTCGGCTACTCCCAGGAAGCAGGCATTCCCTTTGAGCTGGGCATCATTCGAAATCACTACGTCGGCCGCACGTTCATCGAGCCGACGCAGGCGATCCGGACGCTTGGCGTCAAGCTGAAGCATTCGGCCAATCGGAGCCAGATCGAGGGCAAACGTGTTGTCCTGATCGATGACAGTCTGGTGCGCGGCACAACATCGGTGAAGATTGTCCAGATGATCCGCGATGCCGGCGCCTCGGAAGTTCACTTCCGCCTGTCCAGCCCCCCGATCCGCTATTCGGACTATTACGGCATCGACACTCCCGTCCGTGAAAAGCTCCTTGCTGCCAAATACAATCTGGAAGAAATGCGCAACTACATCGGCGCCGATACTCTGGCGTTCCTGAGTGTTGACGGCGTTTACCGGGCCATGGGCCATGAGGGGCGCGACAAGACCAACCCACAGTTCACCGACCATTGCTTTACCGGCGACTACCCAACGCCACTCACGGATCTGTCCGAAGAGCAGGAGTTCGCGCATCCGCCCCGCCTGGTTGAAGTGAGCTGAGGACGCTGGATGTCTAATGATTTTGAAGGCCAAGTGGCGGTCGTCACCGGCGCCTCACGCGGCATCGGCTATCAGGTTGCCAAAGAGCTGGGGAGCCGAGGCGCGCACGTGATCGCCATTGCCCGGACCGTTGGCGGGTTGGAAGAGCTGGACGACGACATCAAGGCTGCGGGCGGCCAATCAGCAACGCTCGTGCCTCTCGACCTGACAGACTACGACGCTCTTGATCGGCTCGGCGCGGCTATCTACGAGCGCTGGAAGAAGCTCGACATTCTGGTCGGCAACGCTGGTCAACTTGGCGTTCTTGCGCCGCTCGGACATATCAGCCCGAAGGACTTCGACAAGGTGATGGGGGCGAATGTGACGGCCAACTGGCGTCTGATCCGGTCGCTTGATCCACTGCTGCGTCAGTCACCTGCCGGACGCGCGGTGTTCCTGACATCTCACCATGCACGCGAGGCGACGCCTTTCTGGGGACTTCAGTCGATTTCCAAGGCAGCTCTTGAAGCCATGGTGCGGACCTATGCTCATGAGACCGAGAAAACCGCGCTGCGCGTCAATTTGTTTGACCCAGGACCGGTTCGCACAGGATTGCGTGCCAAAGCCATGCCGGGCGAGGATCCCGATAAGCTGCCTCAACCGGCAGAGATCGTGCCTGACCTGCTAACAATGCTCGGAAGCGACGTCACTGCGACCGGCCATCTTTTTGATCGCTCACGCGGCACGCTCGAGGCGCTTTAAAGGCCCGTTTTTCGCTTCAGAATGACAAAGGCGCGTCCTGAGCGGACGCGCCTTTTTTGTTTTGACGGACTTGTAGAAGACCGGTGATCGATAGCGCTATCGTCGTGGGCCGAAAGACGCTTCGACAATTTCAGCAATGTCCTTGAAGACGCCAGGTCCTCCGACGACGACGCGCGTGCCATTGGTCAGCGTACGGTCTGCATCATAGGGAGCAACCATGCCGCCAGCTTCCTCGGTGATCAGCATGCCAGCCAGGCAATCCCAAGCGTTCATGTGGGATTCGCAATAGCCAATGAGGCGACCGGAGGCCGCATAGGCGAGCATGAGGCCACCGGAGGCATTACGGAAGAAAACACCACCCTTGGAGACCAGCGCGCCGATGCAGTTGATGGCGTCGCTGGCTTCGGACCGGCCGTTAAAGCCGACCCCCAGGGACCCATTGGACAAGCTGTCGCTGTCGGTGACCTTGATAGGCCTGTCATTCACGAACGCACCTTCGCCCTTGGCAGCACGGAACGTCTCGTTCGCATTGGGATCATGGATGACGCCCACAACAGTTTCGCCGTCGTGGACGCAGGCAATGATCACGCACCATTGTGGGATACCTGAAACGAAATTGGCCGTCCCATCAATTGGATCGATAACCCATGTGTAGCCAGACGTGCCTTCGACACGGCCGTGTTCCTCGCCAACGATACCGTCCTGCGGATAGGCTGCAGCCAGTTCCTTGCGAACCAGGGTTTCAACATCACGGTCAGCTTCAGAAACCAGATCCTGATGACCTTTTTTCGTTACCGTCAGGGTCTCGAGGCGGCGGAAGTAGTCCATTCCCAGTTCACCGGCCTTGCGGGCCAGGGTTGCGGCAAAATCGAGCCGTTCGGACGCCATCAAATGTCTCCTTGAAGGAAAATGAGAAGAAAGGAACAGGACGGCCCCAGAGTCGGAGCCGCTATCACTTAAGTGTCTTTTACGACGGAAAGTTGACTATTGAATCTTGCGCTTTTTCTTCACCGCGTAAGGATTCTCGCCCTTTCGATAGGAAAAGCGAATCGGCGTTCCGTGAATATTGAACGTCTCACGAAGCTTGTTCACAAGATATCGCGTGTAGCTCTCGGGCAACTGCTCGGGACGTGAGGCGAAAGCAATGAAGTGCGGCGGCCGCGTCTTCGCCTGTGTCATGTAGCGAAGACGGACGCGGCGGCCGGCAACTGCGGGCGGCGGATGGTTGATTGTGACCTTGTCCAGCCAGCGATTGAGCTTCGACGTGGAGACACGGGAGTTCCAAGCCTCATACGCCTTGAAGACGCTTTCAAACAGCTTGTCGATGCCCTGCCCCTGAATCCCGGACATTGTGACGATCTGGACACCACGAATCTGATTGAAATAGCGTTCATTCGCATCCTTGATGCGTTTCCAAGCCTCTTCCCGATTCTCGATCAGGTCCCACTTGTTCACTGCAACGACCAGCGCGCGGCCTTCGCGTGCGACCAGTTCGATAATCTGCAGGTCCTGCTTTTCAAAGGAATTGGTTGCGTCCAGCGTGATGACAACGACTTCAGCAAACTTGATCGCGCGAAGAGCATCTGCGACAGACAGCTTTTCCAGCTTCTCCTGAACGCGCGCCTTGCGGCGGATACCGGCCGTATCGAAGAGCTTGATATGGCGATCATGCCATTGCCATTCGACGGAAATGGAATCGCGGGTGATGCCGGCTTCCGGTCCCGTCAGCATGCGGTCTTCGCCGAGCATCGAGTTGATCAGCGTCGACTTTCCCGCATTAGGCCGGCCGACGATGGCAACCCGCAAGGGGCGCTCGGTGGTGCCAACCGGCTCGTCTTCCTCGAGCGGATCACCATCTTCATCCACTTCGATGTTGGTGCGCGCTTCCTCGACTTCGACACCCTCTGCCGCCAGGGCCTCTTCTTCATCAATCCGGTCGACCAGCGGTTTCAGCGCATCATAGAGATCGGACAAGCCTTCCCCGTGCTCTGCGGAAATTCCGATTGGATCGCCCAGGCCAAGAGAGAAAGATTCATAGAGACCGCTCTCGCCAGCCCTGCCTTCTGCCTTGTTGGCGAGAAGGATCACGGGCGTTGTGGTCTTGCGCGCGACTTCCGCGAAATGGGCGTCCAACGGTGTGACACCCGCGCGGGCGTCAATGACGAAGAGAACCGCGTCGGCTTCGACGATGGCTTCTTCTGTCTGATGGCGCATGCGGCCTTCAAGGCTCGCGTTGTCCGCGTCTTCAAGACCGGCCGTGTCGACAATCGTAAAACGCAGATCACCAAGGCGCGCATCGCCCGGCCGGCGGTCGCGCGTGACGCCAGGCGTATCATCCACGAGGGCCAGCCGCTTGCCGACAAGACGATTGAACAACGTGGACTTGCCGACATTCGGCCGTCCGATGATGGCGACTTTTGCGCCCACGATCATTACTCCTGATAAGCCGCGCTGACCCAGCGTCCGGGTCAGTTAAATGCGGCGACGGCGTCATCGCCGTCCAAAACGATCATTCGCCCACCGGCGACGATCGGGGTCACATAGACCTTGGTCTTTACGTCATTCGTGGCCATGATGTTGCCGGAAGTGGCATCAACCATCGCCATCCGTCCGTCGCTGGATATAGCGACAAGAGCGCCACTCGCAAGCACCGGACCCGCCCAATTGCGACGTTTCTTCTTTTTCTCGGGCCGCGGCAAGGTCGTTGCCCAAAGCGTTTCACCAGACTTGCGATCCAGTGCAACCATACGGTCATCCAGATCGATCATGAACAGCGCATTGCCCGAAACGACCGGCGTGTGCACGCTGCCCAGGTCCTGTTCCCAGAGCCTTTCGCCCGACTTCAGGTTCGACGCGATCGTGCGCCCTGCGACACCGGTCGCATAAACCGTGTTGCCGGAGACGATCGGGCTTGCCGAAACATCTGCAAGACCTGAAACAGCAAGCGTGCGGAAACCGCGCGCAACACCATCGATCCAGGCCGGTTCACCTGTCTTGATGTCGAGCGCCATGATCTCGCCAGAAGAGAACGGAACGACGACGCGATTGCCCGAAATCGCCGGGTTTGCGGACGACAGAACGCCGGCGGTTTCCTCGATGCCGACATAGTTCCAAGCCTCGGTGCCATCTTCTTGGTTCAAGGCATAGACTTCGTTGGACTGGGTCACGACGATGACGAGGCCATTGCCGGCAACCGGCGCGCCACGTGCCGGCGTGCCCAGATCGCCCGTCCACAGAACCTGACCTGATGCGGCATCAAGTGCTGCAACCTGCTGATAGCCGGTCGCCGCATAAACGATGTTCCCGGAAACAACAACACCACCGCCCGGTGCAACATCCTTCTCGCCTTCCGGACGCAGGGCGCGTGTCCAGAGACGCGCACCGCCAGTGCTGAACGCAATAACATCGCCATTGGGCTTGTAGACAAAAATACGTCCAGCCGCGCTAACGGGACGCGCAGAGCCACGCAGCGCATCCGAGGTGAAGCTACCACCTGAAGCGCCAATCGATGCGCGCCAGACCCGCGAGCCCGAGATGCTGACAGCAATATTGCCTGGATCGTTGGTCAGACCGCCACCAGCGGTGGTCCAGTCCTGGCCGCCCGAGGCTTTGCCGACCGACGCAGCACGGCCCTCGACAACGGCAGCAGGATCGGCGCCGTCAAAGACGGGTTTGCGCTCTCCGGCAAGTGTCTTCTCCTTGGAGAAGGGATTCAGACTGTCAGAGAATTCAGAAACGCTGCCACAGCCGGACAGAAGCAAGGAGAACGCCACAGCCGCGCCGAACGCGCGCGCGGCGGCCAGACCAGAACGCTGTATCACTGGGCAGCTCCGTCGTTATCGTCAGCCGCGCCGAAAGTGGCATCAATCACCTGGGATAGAATCCCGACGCGTCGCGCCACATCGGTCGGCGTTGCCGGATCATCGTTCAGAGCCGCGATCCATGACCGCGCCGTTGCAACATCGCCAGCTTTCCATGCGGCGACCGCGAGGATTTCACGCGCCGCGGCGCGGAAGGGGCCGTCTTCTCCGGTCAAGCCTTCCACTCGGTCGGCAACCGCAGCATAGTCTTCCGTGTCGACAGCCACATAGGCCGCACGCAGGCTCGCAATATCGCGCAGCGTACCATCGACGCTGCTGTCGCGAGAGAGTGCGTCAAATTCGGCCAGAGCCTCTGTTGTGCGCTCCTCCCGAACCATGTCGGTCGCGGCCCGCAATTTTGCGAGAGCCGGATAGCCACCAGTCGCGTCGGACAGTTCCGCAAACTTTTGCTCTGCTAGCGCAACATCTCCGCTTTCGGAAAGACGAACAGCTTCAAAAAAAGCATCACCTGCCTGCTGCGACTGGCCTTCCTGCCAATAGAGCCAGCCTCGATACCCGCCGGTACCGACGACGATCAAGACAGCAGCTGCGATAACCCAGGGGCCGAGGCGATCCCAAAGCCGACGGTACTTCTCCTGGCGGATGTCTTCATCGACCTCACGAAAAATATCGGACATGCGTGTCTTGTTCCTGCATTCAAGTTTGTTATGCCGACCGCCCATCGCCTAAGTGCGACAAATCAGTTGGCAGGCGCGACACAATATCGACATGCCTCCCAGGA is a window of Labrenzia sp. CE80 DNA encoding:
- the alr gene encoding alanine racemase; protein product: MRASENLAGGRLTIDRDAIAANWSLLKGLLKPGTTCAATIKADAYGTGAASTAQRLWEAGCTTFFVALPEEGALVRSALPDATVYILGGLFPGTASDLAGANLIPVLNSVAEAREWAGFCKAESRAFPAALQLNTGMNRLGMDPEDFADVMAQKELTGSFDIALLMTHLACGSDPEHPLNRHQLKTFVAATQPFSTLPRSMANSAGVFLGPDYHFDLARPGISLYGGKALDTAPNIMSPVAMVEARVMQIRNVPKGQTIGYGGVETAARDSKIALVAAGYADGLHRRAGSSDDRPGGFGVIEGHKLPLIGRVSMDMIALDVTDVPGDVVTRGSLVEMLGPNVAASDLAAYAETIDYEYLTGLGRRYHRRYAALPAPQERCGVSV
- the radA gene encoding DNA repair protein RadA, encoding MARRSTSFVCQSCGAVYPKWTGRCESCGEWNSIVEEQASGGVGGGPAKTKPTKGRIVPLVGLQGDTKEAPRIQSGIKELDRVTGGGFVRGSALLVGGDPGIGKSTLLIQAAAAFARLGHKAVYISGEEAIGQVRLRAERLGLADAPVALAAETSVEDILATLQDGEPPALLILDSIQTLWTEQADSPPGTVTQVRASAQAMVRYAKKFGTTLVLVGHVTKDGQIAGPRVVEHMVDAVLYFEGDGAHQFRILRSVKNRFGATDEIGVFEMTGAGLSEVANPSALFLGERSTNSPGAAVFAGLEGSRPLLIEVQALVAPSPLGTPRRAVIGWDSARLSMILAVLEARCGVRFSQHDVYLNVAGGLKINEPGADLAVAAALVSSLSGLALPANCVYFGEISLSGAIRPVAQAQSRLKEAHKLGFDKAFCPKGNLKDGRRTDFAATGLEELGGFIAKIAAKGGSGADA
- a CDS encoding CvpA family protein, producing MPITLLDGILLVIMLISAVLAMIRGFVREVLSIASWVAAAAAAFLLYKQVLPYAKQYIAHDLVALGASVAVVFIVTLLIVSYITMRISDFVLDSRIGALDRTLGFVFGAVRGMLLVVVALMFFNWFVQPEQQPGWVLKAKSRPILISVGERLVAVLPEDPERAIMDKLRNGNAAGTTGGEGEGEEEAGYSASERQGLEQLTTGSN
- the purF gene encoding amidophosphoribosyltransferase — encoded protein: MLGETDLNECFDPNADRLQEECGVFGVLGHEDASALTALGLHALQHRGQEAAGIVTYDNDQFRAERHLGLVGDHFSNAETMARLTGMAAIGHVRYSTSGETILRNVQPLFAELEGGGISICHNGHFTNAMTLRRQLIQDGAICQSTSDSEVVLQLLARSREKKIVDRFVEAISKMEGAYALVALTRKKLIGARDPFGIRPLVLGDLNGAPVLASETCALDIIGATFIREIENGEVIVCTPGGIESFFPFGKRPARPDIFEYIYFSRPDSILGGRSVYDVRKEFGRQLAREAPVEADVVVPVPDSGVPAALGYSQEAGIPFELGIIRNHYVGRTFIEPTQAIRTLGVKLKHSANRSQIEGKRVVLIDDSLVRGTTSVKIVQMIRDAGASEVHFRLSSPPIRYSDYYGIDTPVREKLLAAKYNLEEMRNYIGADTLAFLSVDGVYRAMGHEGRDKTNPQFTDHCFTGDYPTPLTDLSEEQEFAHPPRLVEVS
- a CDS encoding SDR family NAD(P)-dependent oxidoreductase yields the protein MSNDFEGQVAVVTGASRGIGYQVAKELGSRGAHVIAIARTVGGLEELDDDIKAAGGQSATLVPLDLTDYDALDRLGAAIYERWKKLDILVGNAGQLGVLAPLGHISPKDFDKVMGANVTANWRLIRSLDPLLRQSPAGRAVFLTSHHAREATPFWGLQSISKAALEAMVRTYAHETEKTALRVNLFDPGPVRTGLRAKAMPGEDPDKLPQPAEIVPDLLTMLGSDVTATGHLFDRSRGTLEAL
- a CDS encoding inositol monophosphatase family protein, translated to MASERLDFAATLARKAGELGMDYFRRLETLTVTKKGHQDLVSEADRDVETLVRKELAAAYPQDGIVGEEHGRVEGTSGYTWVIDPIDGTANFVSGIPQWCVIIACVHDGETVVGVIHDPNANETFRAAKGEGAFVNDRPIKVTDSDSLSNGSLGVGFNGRSEASDAINCIGALVSKGGVFFRNASGGLMLAYAASGRLIGYCESHMNAWDCLAGMLITEEAGGMVAPYDADRTLTNGTRVVVGGPGVFKDIAEIVEASFGPRR
- the der gene encoding ribosome biogenesis GTPase Der, coding for MGAKVAIIGRPNVGKSTLFNRLVGKRLALVDDTPGVTRDRRPGDARLGDLRFTIVDTAGLEDADNASLEGRMRHQTEEAIVEADAVLFVIDARAGVTPLDAHFAEVARKTTTPVILLANKAEGRAGESGLYESFSLGLGDPIGISAEHGEGLSDLYDALKPLVDRIDEEEALAAEGVEVEEARTNIEVDEDGDPLEEDEPVGTTERPLRVAIVGRPNAGKSTLINSMLGEDRMLTGPEAGITRDSISVEWQWHDRHIKLFDTAGIRRKARVQEKLEKLSVADALRAIKFAEVVVITLDATNSFEKQDLQIIELVAREGRALVVAVNKWDLIENREEAWKRIKDANERYFNQIRGVQIVTMSGIQGQGIDKLFESVFKAYEAWNSRVSTSKLNRWLDKVTINHPPPAVAGRRVRLRYMTQAKTRPPHFIAFASRPEQLPESYTRYLVNKLRETFNIHGTPIRFSYRKGENPYAVKKKRKIQ
- a CDS encoding PQQ-binding-like beta-propeller repeat protein — its product is MIQRSGLAAARAFGAAVAFSLLLSGCGSVSEFSDSLNPFSKEKTLAGERKPVFDGADPAAVVEGRAASVGKASGGQDWTTAGGGLTNDPGNIAVSISGSRVWRASIGASGGSFTSDALRGSARPVSAAGRIFVYKPNGDVIAFSTGGARLWTRALRPEGEKDVAPGGGVVVSGNIVYAATGYQQVAALDAASGQVLWTGDLGTPARGAPVAGNGLVIVVTQSNEVYALNQEDGTEAWNYVGIEETAGVLSSANPAISGNRVVVPFSSGEIMALDIKTGEPAWIDGVARGFRTLAVSGLADVSASPIVSGNTVYATGVAGRTIASNLKSGERLWEQDLGSVHTPVVSGNALFMIDLDDRMVALDRKSGETLWATTLPRPEKKKKRRNWAGPVLASGALVAISSDGRMAMVDATSGNIMATNDVKTKVYVTPIVAGGRMIVLDGDDAVAAFN
- a CDS encoding tetratricopeptide repeat protein, whose product is MSDIFREVDEDIRQEKYRRLWDRLGPWVIAAAVLIVVGTGGYRGWLYWQEGQSQQAGDAFFEAVRLSESGDVALAEQKFAELSDATGGYPALAKLRAATDMVREERTTEALAEFDALSRDSSVDGTLRDIASLRAAYVAVDTEDYAAVADRVEGLTGEDGPFRAAAREILAVAAWKAGDVATARSWIAALNDDPATPTDVARRVGILSQVIDATFGAADDNDGAAQ